The following proteins come from a genomic window of Flavobacteriaceae bacterium MAR_2010_188:
- a CDS encoding Holliday junction endonuclease RuvC, with the protein MLYLQRILSEKIILGIDPGTTIMGFGLIKIVRKKMEFMLLNELDLKKYTDHYLKLKLIFERTIELIDNYHPDEIAIEAPFFGKNVQSMLKLGRAQGVAMAAGLSREIPITEYSPKKIKMAITGNGNASKEQVAKMLQSTLSLKTLPKNLDATDGLAAAVCHFYNEGKVEIGKNYTGWSAFVKQNQDRVK; encoded by the coding sequence TAGGAATCGATCCGGGTACAACTATTATGGGTTTTGGACTTATTAAGATTGTCCGGAAGAAAATGGAGTTTATGCTGTTGAATGAACTCGATCTTAAAAAATATACTGACCACTACTTAAAACTAAAATTGATTTTTGAAAGGACGATTGAATTGATTGATAATTATCATCCCGACGAAATTGCTATAGAAGCGCCGTTCTTCGGAAAAAATGTTCAAAGTATGTTGAAGTTGGGCAGAGCGCAAGGTGTTGCGATGGCGGCAGGATTATCTAGGGAAATCCCGATTACTGAATACTCTCCTAAAAAGATTAAAATGGCTATCACCGGTAACGGAAATGCGAGTAAGGAGCAAGTTGCAAAAATGCTTCAAAGTACCTTAAGCTTGAAAACTTTACCGAAAAATCTCGATGCTACCGATGGACTTGCCGCGGCCGTTTGCCATTTTTATAATGAAGGCAAGGTTGAAATCGGTAAAAACTATACTGGCTGGTCTGCCTTTGTAAAACAAAATCAAGATCGGGTTAAGTAG
- a CDS encoding four helix bundle protein has product MAFQDLLALKKSFSLAMKIFRLTKDFPKEEKYSLTDQIRRSSRSVSANISEAYRKRRYPNHFISKLTDSDAENAETQTWLLFALECEYINKDIYKELKNESLEVGKIVNYMIANPDKFDTK; this is encoded by the coding sequence ATGGCGTTCCAGGATTTATTGGCCTTAAAGAAATCATTTTCCTTGGCGATGAAGATTTTTCGGTTAACTAAGGACTTTCCTAAAGAAGAAAAATATTCACTTACAGATCAAATAAGGCGTTCATCACGAAGTGTATCGGCAAATATTTCTGAAGCATATCGCAAGAGAAGGTATCCGAACCATTTTATCAGTAAATTAACGGACAGCGACGCAGAAAATGCTGAGACCCAAACATGGCTGCTCTTTGCTCTAGAATGTGAATATATAAATAAAGATATTTATAAGGAATTGAAAAACGAGAGCTTAGAAGTTGGTAAAATTGTAAATTACATGATTGCCAATCCCGATAAATTCGATACTAAATAA
- a CDS encoding four helix bundle protein: protein MKIFKLSKNFPKEEVYSLTDQIRRSSRSVSTNIAEAYRKRRYPNHYISKLTDRDAENSETQTWILFAFKCEYIKETTYNELNSESLEVEKIINYMIANPEKFGN, encoded by the coding sequence ATGAAAATCTTTAAACTGTCTAAAAATTTCCCCAAAGAAGAGGTTTACTCACTAACAGATCAGATAAGACGTTCTTCACGAAGTGTTTCAACTAATATCGCTGAGGCATATCGCAAAAGAAGATATCCAAATCATTATATAAGTAAATTAACCGACAGAGATGCAGAAAATTCTGAAACACAGACTTGGATACTATTTGCATTTAAATGTGAATATATTAAAGAAACAACATATAATGAACTAAACTCCGAGAGCCTCGAAGTAGAGAAGATTATTAATTATATGATTGCGAATCCTGAAAAATTTGGAAATTAA
- a CDS encoding oxygen-independent coproporphyrinogen-3 oxidase (manually curated), whose protein sequence is MSGIYIHIPFCKQACHYCDFHFSTSLKKKDELIEAIQHELVLRKNELPNQFVETIYFGGGTPSLLTLDEIDSILKTIYDNYDVSETPEITLEANPDDLNEDKILELAKSDVNRLSIGIQSFFEDDLKLMNRAHNADEAYKCLDLATTHFDNISIDLIYGIPGLSNDYWLKNIETALSYNLPHISSYALTVEPKTALAKFIENGKIPDVDDEVAQQQYNILVNKLEASGFVNYEISNFGKPGWFSKNNTAYWLGKPYLGIGPSAHSYDGISRSWNVANNSKYIKSITENKLPSESETLSQENRFNEAVMTGLRTVWGVSLAKIEAEFGQEFLKHLMKNSQKYISEGLLELKNPTIEKLANHEVLTITKKGKFLCDGIASDLFILN, encoded by the coding sequence ATGAGTGGCATCTATATCCATATTCCTTTTTGCAAACAGGCCTGTCACTATTGTGATTTTCATTTTTCTACCTCGCTTAAAAAGAAAGACGAATTGATAGAGGCTATTCAACATGAATTAGTTCTAAGAAAAAATGAACTACCAAATCAATTTGTAGAAACGATTTATTTTGGCGGTGGCACGCCCAGCTTATTGACATTAGATGAAATAGATTCCATTTTAAAGACGATTTATGACAATTATGATGTTTCGGAAACACCAGAAATCACTTTGGAAGCAAATCCAGATGATTTAAACGAAGACAAGATTTTAGAATTGGCTAAGAGCGATGTCAACCGGCTGTCGATTGGCATTCAATCGTTTTTTGAAGATGATCTTAAACTTATGAATCGTGCGCACAATGCAGATGAAGCGTATAAATGTCTGGATTTAGCAACGACCCATTTCGACAATATCTCCATTGATCTTATTTATGGAATCCCAGGTTTATCTAACGATTATTGGTTGAAAAATATTGAAACTGCGCTGTCTTATAATCTGCCTCATATTTCTAGTTATGCACTTACAGTAGAACCTAAGACTGCCTTGGCCAAATTTATTGAAAATGGTAAAATTCCGGATGTTGATGATGAAGTTGCTCAGCAACAATATAATATTTTGGTCAATAAATTGGAAGCTTCAGGTTTTGTGAACTATGAAATTTCAAATTTTGGAAAACCTGGTTGGTTTAGTAAGAACAATACCGCCTACTGGTTGGGGAAACCCTATTTAGGGATTGGTCCTTCCGCACATTCTTACGATGGGATTTCAAGAAGCTGGAATGTGGCAAACAATTCAAAATATATAAAAAGCATTACTGAAAACAAACTTCCTTCGGAAAGTGAAACCTTGTCCCAAGAAAATAGATTTAATGAAGCCGTTATGACCGGACTTAGAACAGTTTGGGGAGTTTCATTGGCCAAGATTGAAGCGGAATTTGGTCAGGAATTTCTAAAGCATTTAATGAAGAACTCACAGAAATATATTTCTGAAGGTCTCTTAGAACTTAAAAATCCCACAATTGAAAAATTAGCTAATCATGAGGTGCTAACGATTACAAAAAAAGGAAAGTTTTTATGCGATGGAATTGCTTCAGATTTGTTCATTTTAAATTGA
- a CDS encoding Kynurenine formamidase, producing the protein MIATLDWNGKPRKIDFSKPLDISIPLRASDENVNAWYLKSPKIEPVKMDDWVGSVKDGADVNFNNIYFNPHAHGTHTECVGHITEKVHSINEHLTTFFFSAKVISVEPQTVGEDFIIQKEQIKAQLQSNEVEALVIRTLPNHPDKLSKHYSNTNPPFISEDAALFIKDSGIKHLLIDLPSVDKEKDDGKLLSHNAFWNTTGNIRFDATITEFIYVPNTVEDGLYSLNLQIAPFENDATPSKPILYKIFD; encoded by the coding sequence ATGATTGCGACTCTAGACTGGAACGGTAAACCAAGAAAAATCGATTTTTCCAAACCTTTGGATATTTCTATACCGCTGCGCGCTTCAGATGAAAACGTGAATGCTTGGTATCTTAAAAGCCCAAAAATTGAACCGGTAAAAATGGATGATTGGGTGGGGAGCGTAAAGGATGGAGCAGATGTAAACTTCAACAATATTTATTTTAATCCACATGCCCACGGAACCCATACCGAATGTGTTGGCCACATCACTGAAAAAGTGCATTCTATAAATGAGCATCTTACCACATTTTTTTTTTCGGCAAAAGTCATTTCTGTAGAACCGCAAACTGTCGGAGAGGATTTTATCATTCAAAAAGAACAGATAAAAGCTCAGTTACAATCAAATGAAGTTGAAGCATTGGTTATTCGCACTTTGCCCAATCATCCAGATAAATTGTCTAAACATTATTCTAATACCAATCCGCCGTTTATTTCAGAAGATGCGGCACTTTTCATAAAAGATTCTGGGATTAAACACCTCCTAATCGATTTGCCCAGTGTCGATAAGGAAAAAGACGATGGCAAATTATTGTCGCACAACGCTTTTTGGAATACCACTGGGAATATTCGCTTTGACGCCACGATTACCGAATTTATCTATGTGCCCAATACTGTAGAAGATGGTCTATATTCCTTAAATTTACAGATAGCGCCTTTTGAAAATGACGCTACACCAAGTAAACCGATACTTTATAAAATATTCGATTAA
- a CDS encoding Predicted DNA-binding protein, MmcQ/YjbR family, with translation MDVESIRNYCLSQKGVTESFPFDEETLVFKVLGKMFALLSLEKFEIGEGSINLKCDPEWSIQLREEYESITPGYHMNKQHWNTVIVQNSDIKPNFLKELIDHSYQLVFKSLPKKIRESLD, from the coding sequence ATGGATGTAGAAAGTATAAGAAACTATTGTCTATCCCAAAAAGGCGTAACAGAATCCTTTCCTTTTGACGAGGAAACCTTGGTATTTAAAGTTCTTGGCAAAATGTTTGCGCTCCTATCCTTAGAAAAATTCGAAATCGGCGAAGGTTCTATCAATTTAAAATGCGACCCAGAATGGTCCATACAATTAAGGGAAGAATATGAAAGTATAACGCCGGGCTACCACATGAACAAACAACATTGGAATACCGTAATTGTTCAGAACTCCGATATTAAACCAAACTTTTTAAAAGAACTGATTGACCATTCTTACCAATTGGTTTTTAAAAGTCTGCCTAAGAAAATTAGAGAAAGCTTAGATTAG
- a CDS encoding phosphonoacetate hydrolase codes for MSIQSALEERSENKCELCSSTENLSVYKIPPSLHESLDNSVLVCETCKIQIENPEQMDANHWRCLNDSMWSQYIPVQIMAWRMLQRLRGEGWPQELIGMMYLDEEAMSFARATGEHEDASQKIIHRDVNGVILETGDSVTLIKDLKVKGSSMVAKQGIVVKKISLDHENEKYIEGKVDGQQIVLITEYVKKV; via the coding sequence ATGTCTATCCAAAGCGCCTTAGAAGAAAGAAGCGAAAATAAATGTGAACTTTGTTCCTCTACCGAAAATCTATCGGTTTATAAAATTCCACCCAGTCTTCACGAATCGTTGGACAATTCTGTCTTGGTTTGCGAAACTTGTAAAATTCAAATTGAAAATCCAGAGCAAATGGATGCAAACCATTGGCGCTGTTTAAATGATAGTATGTGGAGCCAGTATATTCCAGTACAGATTATGGCTTGGCGAATGTTACAAAGATTAAGGGGAGAAGGTTGGCCCCAAGAATTAATTGGGATGATGTATTTAGATGAAGAAGCCATGAGTTTTGCGAGGGCAACCGGAGAACATGAAGATGCCTCACAAAAAATTATTCATCGCGATGTTAATGGAGTCATTTTAGAAACCGGGGACTCGGTGACCTTAATCAAGGATTTAAAAGTGAAAGGCTCGAGTATGGTCGCCAAACAGGGAATTGTGGTTAAGAAAATTTCACTGGACCACGAAAATGAAAAATATATTGAAGGTAAAGTAGACGGGCAGCAGATTGTGCTAATTACGGAATACGTTAAAAAAGTCTAA
- a CDS encoding 4-hydroxy-tetrahydrodipicolinate synthase — MNIEWKGVMPAVTTKFNDHDEIDLKLFLKNIDAQLEAGVHGLVLGGTLGEASTLTEKEKRILTRNTVSHVGGRVPVMINIAEQSTKNAIEAAHKAEDDGANGLMMLPPMRYKACDQETVTYFKSVARNTSLPIMVYNNPVDYKIEVTLDMFEELLECENIQAVKESTRDITNITRIKNRFGDRLKIMTGVDTLALESLIMGADGWVAGLVCAFPKETVAIYELQKAGKIEEAIKIYRWFMPLLELDIHPKLVQNIKLAEVATGLGSEYVRAPRLPLQGEEKEKVMRIIDEALNNRPTLSDYKDL; from the coding sequence ATGAATATAGAATGGAAAGGCGTTATGCCCGCAGTCACCACAAAGTTTAACGACCACGATGAAATTGACCTGAAATTATTTTTAAAAAATATCGATGCCCAATTAGAGGCTGGAGTTCATGGTTTGGTATTGGGTGGGACTTTAGGTGAAGCAAGTACCTTAACTGAAAAAGAAAAGCGAATCCTAACCAGAAATACTGTTTCTCATGTAGGTGGAAGAGTGCCGGTGATGATCAACATTGCCGAACAATCTACCAAAAATGCGATTGAAGCGGCACACAAAGCGGAAGATGATGGCGCAAATGGATTAATGATGTTGCCGCCAATGAGATATAAAGCTTGCGACCAAGAAACCGTAACCTATTTTAAGTCGGTTGCAAGAAATACCTCATTGCCAATAATGGTTTACAACAATCCGGTGGATTATAAGATTGAGGTGACTTTAGATATGTTTGAAGAGCTGCTAGAATGCGAAAATATTCAAGCGGTAAAGGAATCAACTAGAGATATTACCAATATAACCCGTATAAAGAATCGATTTGGAGATAGGTTGAAGATCATGACCGGAGTTGATACTCTAGCTTTGGAAAGCCTCATTATGGGCGCCGATGGTTGGGTTGCTGGTTTGGTATGTGCGTTTCCAAAAGAGACGGTTGCGATTTACGAATTGCAAAAAGCCGGAAAAATCGAAGAAGCAATTAAAATTTATAGATGGTTTATGCCATTATTGGAGTTAGATATTCATCCTAAATTGGTTCAAAATATTAAGCTGGCTGAGGTTGCCACTGGGCTAGGAAGCGAGTATGTAAGAGCTCCGAGGCTTCCGCTTCAGGGAGAAGAAAAGGAGAAAGTGATGCGAATCATAGACGAAGCTCTAAACAATAGACCGACTCTTTCAGATTACAAAGATCTTTAG